Proteins encoded together in one Miscanthus floridulus cultivar M001 chromosome 16, ASM1932011v1, whole genome shotgun sequence window:
- the LOC136510554 gene encoding secreted RxLR effector protein 161-like, with protein sequence MEPRLKLSKESTSPAVDATAYRSIVSSLRYLVNTRPDLAYSVGYVSRFMEKPTTEHLATVKRVLRYISGTLDYGCYYTRKEKEAHLVGFSDSDHAGDIDTRKSTSGVLYFLGNNVITWQSQKQKVVALSSCEAEYIAGTTAVCQGVWLMRLLSELKGKREGAAKIYIDSESTIQLSKNHVFHDRSKHIDLRYHFIRECIEEGRVCVASIGTSDQPADILTKALARERFCELRAKLGLVKFK encoded by the coding sequence ATGGAGCCACGCCTCAAGCTGAGCAAGGAGAGCACCTCACCAGCAGTCGACGCCACGGCGTACAGGAGCATTGTCAGCTCGCTGCGCTACCTGGTGAACACCAGGCCGGACCTGGCTTACTCGGTGGGTTACGTAAGCAGGTTCATGGAGAAGCCAACCACCGAGCACTTGGCTACCGTGAAGAGGGTGCTGCGATACATCTCTGGCACTCTGGACTACGGCTGCTACTACACCAGGAAGGAGAAGGAAGCGCATCTTGTTGGCTTCAGTGACAGTGATCATGCCGGGGACATCGACACTCGCAAGAGCACTTCCGGCGTCCTCTACTTCCTCGGCAACAACGTCATCACCTGGCAGAGCCAAAAGCAGAAAGTCGTGGCCCTGTCCTCATGCGAGGCTGAGTACATCGCAGGGACTACTGCTGTCTGCCAAGGTGTATGGCTCATGCGCCTCCTGTCCGAATTGAAGGGCAAGAGGGAAGGCGCGGCGAAAATCTACATCGACAGTGAGTCTACCATCCAGCTGAGTAAGAATCATGTCTTCCATGATCGTAGTAAACACATAGATCTAAGATACCATTTTATTCGTGAGTGCATCGAGGAAGGCAGGGTGTGTGTTGCCTCTATTGGCACCTCTGATCAGCCGGCAGATATCTTGACGAAGGCACTGGCGCGGGAACGCTTCTGTGAACTTCGAGCCAAGCTTGGCCTCGTCAAATTCAAGTAG
- the LOC136512305 gene encoding thioredoxin H4-2-like — translation MGGCAGKARHDDDEDRLNFKGGNVHLITTKEGWEQKIAEANRDGKTVVANFSASWCGPCRVIAPVYAEMSKTYPQLMFLTIDVDDLTDFSSSWDIRATPTFFFLKNGQQIDKLVGANKPELERKVLAAAGASSS, via the exons ATGGGAGGCTGTGCGGGAAAG GCACGTCATGATGACGACGAAGACAGGCTCAATTTCAAAGGTGGAAACGTGCATCTTATAACAACTAAAGAGGGCTGGGAGCAgaagattgcagaagcaaacagaGATGGAAAAACC GTTGTGGCAAATTTCAGTGCTTCCTGGTGTGGGCCATGCCGTGTCATTGCTCCTGTCTATGCTGAGATGTCAAAGACTTATCCTCAACTCATGTTCTTGACAATAGACGTTGATGACCTGACG GACTTCAGCTCGTCATGGGACATCCGCGCAACGCCGACATTCTTCTTCCTCAAGAACGGGCAGCAGATCGACAAGCTCGTCGGCGCGAACAAACCTGAGCTCGAGAGGAAAGTGCTAGCAGCCGCTGGTGCCAGTTCGTCCTAG
- the LOC136512304 gene encoding protein NETWORKED 4B-like isoform X1: MRGDRDSNPGPSGRRRFAYQRRFSYILVKMKRKAQSGKSRSWWWDSHISPQNSKWLSENLEEMEKQVKQMLGLIGEGEFSAEKAEVFYEKRPLLITHVENFYRMYRALSARYDSLTGELRKNIPSSLQSYGSFGVSESDSETQCSSSPKSDMQENLPQQKQKQKPGPDFLDISIGSGVSSDVSKKGSERSSSSSDSDSELDEAKEENGSIVYALSQKIIELEDELQEARGKHDASEEKHAHCQIDLSTNSKVAEHEEKLHTSDVESNNLQKDPEERDSALESSTEVNIEKEALEAVLFECTNEIEMLKGAMASTAKQFEVELAHRDLEIDKCKHELGILSEKYLHDKSTVEDELRKLHGVIKNMEGDLEKISHEKLQLKCRIKELEQAAHSLEYSASEIVKLQEVIRNTQAELEKVAEEKEVLKERANEFEQLLRALEVSGTEVAKLPETIKNLEAQLERALEEKSVLQDQIKQLEQVMSESLEKHSHEQSSLTADLLKLSEANASLEGKLSSVAAELMQVYADKEEESLENEKQISVLSQDIADLRRKLELLSSEKATVDFELAKLLADITTRDKKMKQMDDHLNQLQFEHAKLMAEFDTAHRSLSELRAQIFELEEEVEKQKLVISESAEGKREAIRQLCFSIEHYRSGYQQLRQLLQGHRRPAVMAT; this comes from the exons atgcgaggagaccgcgactcgaacccgggaccttccggtcgcAGGCG GTTTGCATATCAGAGGagattttcatatattttggtgAAGATGAAGAGAAAGGCACAATCAGGAAAATCCCGCTCATGGTGGTGGGACAGTCATATTAGTCCACAAAATTCTAAGTGGCTCTCTGAGAATCTAGAAG AAATGGAGAAGCAGGTGAAACAAATGCTGGGGCTCATTGGTGAAGGAGAGTTCTCTGCAGAAAAAGCTGAGGTGTTTTACGAGAAGCGGCCTTTACTTATTACTCATGTGGAGAACTTCTATCGCATGTATCGTGCTCTTTCTGCGCGATATGACAGTCTAACTGGAGAACTGCGCAAAAACATTCCATCATCTCTTCAATCATATGGCTCTTTTGGTGTCTCTGAATCAGATTCTGAGACACAATGTTCCTCATCTCCAAAGTCTGACATGCAAGAAAATTTGCCAcagcaaaagcaaaagcaaaagccTGGGCCAGATTTCCTTGATATTTCCATTGGCTCTGGTGTTAGCTCTGATGTATCCAAGAAGGGTAGTGAaaggtcttcatcatcatcagatTCTGATTCAGAGCTTGATGAGGCCAAAGAGGAAAATGGCAGTATTGTTTATGCCCTGAGCCAAAAAATTATTGAGCTAGAAGATGAGCTTCAAGAAGCAAGGGGAAAACATGATGCTTCAGAGGAAAAGCATGCACATTGCCAGATTGATTTGAGTACCAACTCAAAAGTTGCTGAACATGAAGAAAAACTGCATACTTCAGATGTGGAATCCAACAACCTTCAGAAGGATCCAGAAGAAAGGGATTCTGCTTTAGAGAGCTCAACAGAAGTCAACATCGAAAAGGAAGCATTGGAAGCTGTGCTGTTTGAGTGCACAAATGAGATTGAAATGCTGAAAGGTGCAATGGCCTCAACTGCTAAGCAGTTTGAGGTTGAATTGGCACATCGTGATCTTGAAATTGATAAGTGCAAACATGAGCTTGGAATACTCTCAGAGAAGTATTTGCATGATAAGTCTACTGTCGAGGATGAGCTTAGAAAGCTCCATGGAGTCATCAAGAATATGGAAGGTGACCTAGAAAAAATTTCACATGAGAAATTGCAGCTCAAGTGTCGGATTAAAGAACTGGAGCAGGCAGCTCACAGCTTAGAATATTCAGCTTCCGAGATAGTTAAGCTGCAAGAAGTAATAAGGAATACACAAGCAGAATTAGAAAAGGTTGCAGAGGAGAAAGAAGTTCTCAAAGAACGCGCTAATGAGTTTGAGCAACTTTTAAGAGCCCTTGAGGTCTCAGGTACAGAGGTTGCAAAGCTACCAGAAACTATCAAGAACCTGGAAGCCCAGCTAGAAAGAGCCTTAGAAGAGAAATCAGTACTTCAAGACCAGATCAAGCAGCTGGAGCAGGTTATGTCTGAATCTTTGGAGAAACATTCACATGAGCAGTCCTCTCTTACTGCAGATCTTTTGAAGTTATCTGAAGCAAACGCTTCTCTTGAAGGCAAATTGTCCTCTGTGGCGGCAGAGCTTATGCAAGTTTATGCTGACAAGGAAGAAGAATCTCTCGAAAATGAGAAGCAGATTTCTGTCCTCAGTCAAGATATTGCTGATCTCAGGAGAAAGCTTGAATTATTGTCATCTGAGAAAGCCACAGTTGATTTTGAGTTGGCCAAACTGCTAGCTGATATTACGACTCGTGACAAAAAGATGAAGCAGATGGATGACCACTTAAATCAGCTTCAGTTTGAGCATGCCAAGCTGATGGCAGAATTTGATACTGCACACAGGTCCTTGTCAGAGCTGCGTGCACAGATTTTTGAGCTGGAAGAAGAGGTAGAGAAGCAGAAGCTTGTGATATCCGAGAGCGCAGAGGGAAAGCGGGAGGCCATCAGGCAGCTGTGCTTCTCCATTGAACACTACCGCAGCGGGTATCAGCAGCTGAGGCAGCTGTTGCAAGGCCACAGGAGGCCGGCTGTGATGGCAACCTGA
- the LOC136512304 gene encoding protein NETWORKED 4B-like isoform X2 codes for MKRKAQSGKSRSWWWDSHISPQNSKWLSENLEEMEKQVKQMLGLIGEGEFSAEKAEVFYEKRPLLITHVENFYRMYRALSARYDSLTGELRKNIPSSLQSYGSFGVSESDSETQCSSSPKSDMQENLPQQKQKQKPGPDFLDISIGSGVSSDVSKKGSERSSSSSDSDSELDEAKEENGSIVYALSQKIIELEDELQEARGKHDASEEKHAHCQIDLSTNSKVAEHEEKLHTSDVESNNLQKDPEERDSALESSTEVNIEKEALEAVLFECTNEIEMLKGAMASTAKQFEVELAHRDLEIDKCKHELGILSEKYLHDKSTVEDELRKLHGVIKNMEGDLEKISHEKLQLKCRIKELEQAAHSLEYSASEIVKLQEVIRNTQAELEKVAEEKEVLKERANEFEQLLRALEVSGTEVAKLPETIKNLEAQLERALEEKSVLQDQIKQLEQVMSESLEKHSHEQSSLTADLLKLSEANASLEGKLSSVAAELMQVYADKEEESLENEKQISVLSQDIADLRRKLELLSSEKATVDFELAKLLADITTRDKKMKQMDDHLNQLQFEHAKLMAEFDTAHRSLSELRAQIFELEEEVEKQKLVISESAEGKREAIRQLCFSIEHYRSGYQQLRQLLQGHRRPAVMAT; via the exons ATGAAGAGAAAGGCACAATCAGGAAAATCCCGCTCATGGTGGTGGGACAGTCATATTAGTCCACAAAATTCTAAGTGGCTCTCTGAGAATCTAGAAG AAATGGAGAAGCAGGTGAAACAAATGCTGGGGCTCATTGGTGAAGGAGAGTTCTCTGCAGAAAAAGCTGAGGTGTTTTACGAGAAGCGGCCTTTACTTATTACTCATGTGGAGAACTTCTATCGCATGTATCGTGCTCTTTCTGCGCGATATGACAGTCTAACTGGAGAACTGCGCAAAAACATTCCATCATCTCTTCAATCATATGGCTCTTTTGGTGTCTCTGAATCAGATTCTGAGACACAATGTTCCTCATCTCCAAAGTCTGACATGCAAGAAAATTTGCCAcagcaaaagcaaaagcaaaagccTGGGCCAGATTTCCTTGATATTTCCATTGGCTCTGGTGTTAGCTCTGATGTATCCAAGAAGGGTAGTGAaaggtcttcatcatcatcagatTCTGATTCAGAGCTTGATGAGGCCAAAGAGGAAAATGGCAGTATTGTTTATGCCCTGAGCCAAAAAATTATTGAGCTAGAAGATGAGCTTCAAGAAGCAAGGGGAAAACATGATGCTTCAGAGGAAAAGCATGCACATTGCCAGATTGATTTGAGTACCAACTCAAAAGTTGCTGAACATGAAGAAAAACTGCATACTTCAGATGTGGAATCCAACAACCTTCAGAAGGATCCAGAAGAAAGGGATTCTGCTTTAGAGAGCTCAACAGAAGTCAACATCGAAAAGGAAGCATTGGAAGCTGTGCTGTTTGAGTGCACAAATGAGATTGAAATGCTGAAAGGTGCAATGGCCTCAACTGCTAAGCAGTTTGAGGTTGAATTGGCACATCGTGATCTTGAAATTGATAAGTGCAAACATGAGCTTGGAATACTCTCAGAGAAGTATTTGCATGATAAGTCTACTGTCGAGGATGAGCTTAGAAAGCTCCATGGAGTCATCAAGAATATGGAAGGTGACCTAGAAAAAATTTCACATGAGAAATTGCAGCTCAAGTGTCGGATTAAAGAACTGGAGCAGGCAGCTCACAGCTTAGAATATTCAGCTTCCGAGATAGTTAAGCTGCAAGAAGTAATAAGGAATACACAAGCAGAATTAGAAAAGGTTGCAGAGGAGAAAGAAGTTCTCAAAGAACGCGCTAATGAGTTTGAGCAACTTTTAAGAGCCCTTGAGGTCTCAGGTACAGAGGTTGCAAAGCTACCAGAAACTATCAAGAACCTGGAAGCCCAGCTAGAAAGAGCCTTAGAAGAGAAATCAGTACTTCAAGACCAGATCAAGCAGCTGGAGCAGGTTATGTCTGAATCTTTGGAGAAACATTCACATGAGCAGTCCTCTCTTACTGCAGATCTTTTGAAGTTATCTGAAGCAAACGCTTCTCTTGAAGGCAAATTGTCCTCTGTGGCGGCAGAGCTTATGCAAGTTTATGCTGACAAGGAAGAAGAATCTCTCGAAAATGAGAAGCAGATTTCTGTCCTCAGTCAAGATATTGCTGATCTCAGGAGAAAGCTTGAATTATTGTCATCTGAGAAAGCCACAGTTGATTTTGAGTTGGCCAAACTGCTAGCTGATATTACGACTCGTGACAAAAAGATGAAGCAGATGGATGACCACTTAAATCAGCTTCAGTTTGAGCATGCCAAGCTGATGGCAGAATTTGATACTGCACACAGGTCCTTGTCAGAGCTGCGTGCACAGATTTTTGAGCTGGAAGAAGAGGTAGAGAAGCAGAAGCTTGTGATATCCGAGAGCGCAGAGGGAAAGCGGGAGGCCATCAGGCAGCTGTGCTTCTCCATTGAACACTACCGCAGCGGGTATCAGCAGCTGAGGCAGCTGTTGCAAGGCCACAGGAGGCCGGCTGTGATGGCAACCTGA